Proteins encoded within one genomic window of Aspergillus nidulans FGSC A4 chromosome VII:
- a CDS encoding cohesin subunit IRR1 (transcript_id=CADANIAT00008821), with the protein MEPELRFSSPQPGLTQDTASPSKDRRKSGRATRRPELFSQTYSDANGATAGGAKRKRTTTGDENEDEVEDVSELESEEVDEDDEPDEEELREKRRAARKASAKKSSSGTKSKPKTQGSRSAKKPKVTENGIGNQLPLRPAANGKMLAARPKKMQLHSIAEVFGKGRNPETVAAEWLTQYQEAQTTAMRDLVNLVLRASGTEIQITTEDIEDVDHISRRVTDVQEEYAAERISDYPLISKSRKYRFFQPILENFFVALMQTLHHSSVLYDDKVLYENLQSWLSSLSSSTCRPLRHTATAVALSNMNALCVIAREVVTSVSTSRKQLESEKKKKTVNKGRVDAIKSSIQEGEAKLELIDDLLKDGVNIIFVNRYRDVDPKIRALSIAALGSWMRTYREYFFEGQFLRYCGWIISDSDVHTRSVALQQLLDIYSNKDNIAGVRSFTERFRQRFVEIATHDSDVRMRTMAIELLDLIRDAGLIEPADVDTVGRLIFDSEARVRKAAGPFFVANVQDVFDSTVEELADEIGEVFGDDEDEEDFESPKRSWIKFRCLADIIQAYDTPEDESAPEPSIKARDAISGVSMDSRFVLATEAVYPHFDELSNWQTLAGYLLFDHSQIPDDPSDDDTTGTVKKLYKMQEGQEIILLEVLCCAVKLRILDVAKSDIDKRGRKVKALTDRIPEQQEEIAHSLAQIIPRLLSKFGSTPEAASSVLRLEHFVDLDKIQDLQKDATAYTSLLNDINKQFLTHSDQDVLAEASVAFLHAKSSDDMREALESKVQELWDDMVDTLGRLSQKTDVTNDNPLPSSVLNELNNTVTRISNLSSVMDCSQILETPLSNRSKGRNKKEPEAPFNTLLHLVQRGPAVETPAETDDAEDATMDAEVVINSIRTLLLYFMWKVQNLRSALEGGKAKFSTAYFEALTKSRQMFVESLVTIVKGRSGLDDVRFAATTTLLDLQTLFGTLRNVGLGVGNDEDTIFQAQSLIHEFDDDVQGLIMKVHGIALRTYAKKARVPFEPAEDDAPASDSELEREPVDDEEEEEQALREERLAKKIFAEQRLCELTGKLVLAIIGRIIDTSGQLKKKLLRHKTQLGPNYREVLVYLEDRPAKRAASRPAQSKGKQSTAQDGTKSQSATVSSKGPTQTKSDERIGEESDEEERRDSDEEMEEDNIDVDKDNDEDGENQAATPEPDENEIMGD; encoded by the exons ATGGAGCCCGAGTTAcgcttctcctcgccccAACCTGGATTGACCCAGGATACCGCATCACCCTCAAAAGACAGGCGAAAATCTGGTCGAGCGACGCGGCGACCTGAATTATTCTCACAAACCTATAGTGATGCCAATGGTGCGACCGCAGGCGGCGCCAAACGAAAGCGAACGACTACCGGTGACGAGaacgaagatgaggttgaagacgTGTCAGAGTTGGAAAGTGAGGAAgtagatgaggatgatgaacctgatgaggaggaattgCGCGAGAAGAGACGCGCGGCTCGCAAGGCATCCGCTAAGAAGTCCTCTTCTGGGACGAAAAGCAAGCCCAAGACTCAAGGGTCTCGGAGCGCGAAAAAGCCGAAAGTCACTGAAAACGGAATTGGAAATCAGCTGCCTTTGCGACCAGCTGCGAACGGGAAAATGCTGGCCGCCCGGCCGAAGAAAATGCAG TTGCATTCGATAGCGGAGGTCTTTGGCAAGGGGCGTAACCCAGAAACTGTCGCTGCGGAATGGCTCACACAATACCAGGAGGCGCAGACAACTGCGATGCGCGACCTGGTTAACTTGGTGCTTAGGGCTTCAGGAACAGAAATCCAAATCACAACGGAGGACATCGAGGATGTCGACCATATATCGCGACGGGTTACGGACGTTCAGGAGGAATATGCTGCTGAACGCATATCCGACTACCCCCTGATCTCGAAATCTCGAAAGTACCGATTCTTCCAGCCTATCCTGGAAAACTTCTTTGTGGCTTTGATGCAAACCCTGCACCATTCTTCGGTACTCTACGATGACAAGGTCCTCTACGAAAATCTCCAATCTTGGCTGtcatctctctcttcttccacctgTAGACCTCTCAGGCATACCGCAACCGCCGTCGCTTTATCAAACATGAACGCACTCTGCGTAATTGCACGGGAAGTGGTCACTTCAGTTTCAACCTCTCgcaagcagctggagagtgagaagaagaaaaagaccGTCAACAAAGGCCGTGTTGATGCGATTAAGTCGTCTATTCAAGAGGGCGAAGCTAAACTCGAGCTTATAGATGACCTGCTCAAGGACGGAGTGAATATCATTTTCGTCAATCGCTACCGGGACGTCGACCCCAAAATCCGTGCACTAAGCATAGCAGCACTAGGATCGTGGATGCGCACTTACAGAGAATACTTTTTCGAGGGCCAATTTCTTCGGTATTGTGGTTGGATTATATCCGACAGCGATGTTCATACGCGGTCCGTAGCATTGCAGCAACTTTTGGATATATACTCGAATAAAGACAACATTGCTGGTGTGCGTTCCTTTACTGAACGATTTCGCCAACGATTTGTGGAAATAGCCACCCATGACTCCGACGTCAGGATGCGTACCATGGCGATTGAACTGCTTGACCTGATTCGAGATGCCGGACTGATTGAACCTGCTGATGTTGACACTGTTGGGAGGCTCATCTTCGATTCGGAGGCGCGTGTGCGCAAGGCAGCGGGCCCCTTTTTTGTCGCAAATGTACAGGACGTTTTTGACTCGACGGTGGAAGAGCTTGCAGACGAGATTGGTGAAGTGTTCGgggacgatgaagatgaagaagatttTGAATCGCCCAAACGTTCATGGATCAAGTTCAGGTGTCTTGCAGACATCATTCAGGCTTATGATACTCCAGAAGACGAATCGGCCCCTGAGCCAAGTATAAAAGCTCGAGACGCCATCTCAGGGGTCTCAATGGACTCGCGCTTCGTTCTTGCCACTGAAGCTGTCTACCCACACTTCGATGAACTTTCGAATTGGCAGACTCTGGCTGGCTATCTTCTGTTTGATCATTCCCAAATTCCTGATGACCCCAGTGATGATGACACTACTGGGACGGTCAAGAAGCTGTACAAAATGCAGGAAGGCCAAGAGATAATTCTGCTGGAGGTATTATGCTGTGCTGTTAAACTCCGAATCCTCGACGTTGCCAAGTCCGACATTGATAAACGAGGCCGGAAAGTAAAGGCGTTGACCGACAGAATTCCAGAACAGCAAGAGGAAATCGCTCATAGTCTTGCGCAAATCATTCCACGGCTCTTGAGCAAATTCGGCTCTACCCCAGAGGCTGCTTCCTCGGTTCTACGCTTAGAGCACTTTGTGGACCTTGACAAGATTCAAGATCTTCAGAAAGATGCGACGGCCTATACATCCCTGTTGAACGACATAAATAAGCAATTCCTAACCCATTCAGATCAGGATGTTCTAGCTGAGGCTAGCGTTGCGTTCCTCCACGCAAAGAGCTCGGATGATATGCGCGAAGCACTGGAGAGCAAAGTTCAAGAACTTTGGGATGACATGGTGGACACCCTCGGCAGATTGTCTCAAAAAACCGATGTTACAAATGATAACCCGCTACCGTCTTCAGTTCTGAACGAGCTTAACAACACCGTGACAAGAATTTCCAACCTGTCTAGTGTAATGGACTGCTCACAGATACTTGAAACACCACTCTCCAACCGCTCGAAGGGTAGGAATAAGAAGGAGCCAGAGGCTCCGTTCAACACGTTGTTGCATCTGGTGCAAAGAGGCCCAGCGGTGGAGACACCAGCGGAAACTGACGACGCTGAGGATGCAACAATGGATGCTGAAGTGGTGATTAACAGTATCAGGACGCTTTTGCTCTACTTCATGTGGAAGGTCCAAAATCTGCGATCAGCTCTTGAGGGTGGAAAAGCCAAATTTAGCACAGCATACTTCGAGGCCCTGACAAAGAGCCGGCAGATGTTCGTTGAGTCTCTCGTTACCATCGTAAAAGGGCGGTCCGGATTGGACGATGTGCGCTTCGCTGCCACTACCACTCTTCTGGACCTTCAGACGCTGTTTGGCACACTGCGGAATGTCGGCCTTGGTGTTGGGAATGATGAAGACACCATCTTCCAGGCCCAAAGCTTGATTCACGAGTTCGACGATGATGTCCAGGGTCTCATCATGAAGGTTCACGGGATAGCTCTAAGAACGTATGCAAAGAAGGCACGCGTTCCCTTTGAACCCGCCGAAGATGACGCTCCGGCCTCCGACTCAGAACTCGAACGGGAACCAgtggatgacgaagaggaggaagagcaagCACTTCGCGAGGAGCgactggcgaagaagatttTTGCAGAGCAACGACTATGCGAACTAACTGGAAAGCTCGTGCTCGCGATCATCGGGCGCATCATTGACACGTCCGGGCAATTAAAGAAGAAGCTACTGAGGCATAAGACACAGCTTGGTCCCAATTACCGCGAAGTTTTGGTATATCTCGAAGACCGACCCGCTAAACGTGCCGCTTCACGACCTGCCCAGTCTAAAGGGAAGCAGTCTACTGCCCAAGATGGAACCAAATCACAATCCGCAACCGTATCCAGCAAGGGGCCTACACAGACTAAGTCCGATGAGAGGATTGGCGAAGAgtcggatgaagaggaacgaCGCGACagtgatgaagaaatggaggAAGACAACATTGACGTTGACAAGGACAACGATGAAGACGGAGAAAACCAAGCCGCAACACCTGAGCCAGATGAAAACGAGATCATGGGTGATTGA